The proteins below come from a single Chitinophaga pinensis DSM 2588 genomic window:
- a CDS encoding PQQ-binding-like beta-propeller repeat protein yields MRKLIYLLLILLATIRVNAQDTLFRFALASDTHIGNKSGAEDLERTVLDINNHPDIAFVLFSGDITEFGSDEEIQLAKSIISKLNKPWYIVPGNHDSNWSESGCNTFLNVFGGETFSFRYKGYWFLGTSCGPNMRMGPGQVPREDLTWLKEQLRKEKDKKVPVIFVNHYPQDSALNNWYEQLEMLKDRNLKAILCGHGHANRKYDFEGIPGIMCRSNLRAKADTGAYNIISLVHDSLVFNERVPGGATLPAWHTVSIPVAATPQWVANPHRPSYAVNSQYTQVKERWSVQEPGDIGGGVAIADGKVVYSNTTGQIKAVHLASGKTIWQFKTKGKIYSTPLIYDNKVIVPGTDAQVYCLDLNTGKLRWRQSADKAIVASAALYKGLAIVAASDGHCRAYNIADGKLQWDFDSVHNFVQTRPLIYQDKVYFGSWGNDFYALDAATGKRVWTWNSGATNRMFSAAACWPVATGGRVFIAAPDQYLTALDAATGQVLWRKHDKQEWVRESMGLSADSNKVYVKTMQGHILGLDTHASGQEVIWRSPLEMGYEICPTAINQYQDVVYIPSQSGIISALAAKDGAVLWRHKISNCLLNNITAVDAHTVITCSADGRLVCLTY; encoded by the coding sequence ATGAGAAAACTGATTTATCTCCTGCTGATTTTACTGGCCACCATACGTGTAAACGCGCAGGATACATTGTTCCGTTTTGCATTGGCCTCCGATACACATATTGGTAACAAAAGCGGGGCAGAAGATCTTGAACGTACCGTACTTGATATCAACAATCATCCGGATATCGCCTTTGTACTTTTCTCCGGAGATATCACGGAGTTTGGTTCCGATGAAGAGATACAACTCGCAAAAAGCATTATCAGTAAACTGAATAAACCCTGGTACATCGTACCTGGCAATCATGACTCCAACTGGTCAGAAAGTGGTTGTAATACCTTTCTGAATGTGTTTGGTGGTGAAACATTCAGCTTCCGCTATAAAGGTTACTGGTTCCTCGGTACCAGTTGCGGACCTAATATGCGGATGGGCCCCGGACAGGTTCCCAGAGAAGACCTGACCTGGCTGAAAGAACAATTGCGTAAAGAGAAGGATAAAAAAGTACCTGTCATATTTGTTAATCACTATCCACAGGATTCGGCGCTTAACAATTGGTATGAACAACTGGAAATGTTGAAAGACAGAAATCTGAAAGCCATCCTTTGTGGTCATGGACATGCAAACAGGAAATACGATTTTGAAGGCATACCGGGTATTATGTGCCGCTCCAACCTGCGCGCAAAAGCAGATACCGGCGCTTACAATATCATCTCTCTGGTGCATGACTCCCTTGTATTCAATGAACGCGTACCTGGTGGCGCGACCTTACCAGCCTGGCATACGGTGAGTATCCCTGTAGCGGCTACGCCACAATGGGTAGCAAATCCACATAGACCTTCTTATGCGGTCAACAGCCAATACACACAGGTAAAAGAGAGATGGAGTGTGCAGGAACCAGGCGATATCGGTGGGGGAGTAGCCATTGCAGATGGGAAGGTAGTGTATTCCAATACAACCGGGCAGATTAAAGCGGTACACCTGGCTTCGGGTAAAACGATCTGGCAGTTCAAAACAAAAGGGAAAATCTATTCAACACCACTGATTTATGATAACAAAGTAATTGTACCAGGTACAGACGCACAGGTCTATTGTCTTGATCTGAATACCGGTAAGTTACGCTGGCGACAATCTGCTGATAAGGCTATCGTCGCTTCCGCTGCCTTGTACAAAGGACTGGCAATCGTAGCCGCTTCTGATGGACATTGTAGAGCTTACAATATTGCGGATGGAAAATTACAGTGGGATTTTGATAGCGTACATAACTTCGTACAGACTCGTCCGTTAATTTACCAGGATAAGGTTTATTTCGGGTCCTGGGGTAATGACTTCTATGCGCTTGATGCAGCTACCGGTAAACGTGTGTGGACCTGGAACAGTGGCGCTACTAACAGGATGTTCTCTGCAGCGGCCTGCTGGCCGGTAGCCACCGGCGGCCGTGTGTTTATTGCAGCGCCTGACCAGTATCTGACGGCATTAGATGCCGCTACCGGTCAGGTACTATGGCGTAAACATGATAAGCAGGAGTGGGTACGTGAGTCGATGGGACTCTCTGCGGATAGTAACAAAGTATATGTCAAAACGATGCAGGGGCATATACTCGGACTGGATACACATGCCTCCGGTCAGGAAGTGATATGGCGCTCTCCATTGGAGATGGGCTATGAGATTTGTCCGACTGCCATTAACCAATACCAGGATGTTGTGTATATCCCTTCTCAGTCAGGTATCATATCAGCATTGGCCGCAAAAGACGGCGCGGTATTATGGCGACATAAAATCTCTAACTGTCTGCTGAATAACATTACTGCGGTAGATGCACATACCGTTATTACCTGTTCTGCGGATGGACGGCTGGTGTGTCTGACTTATTAA
- a CDS encoding RagB/SusD family nutrient uptake outer membrane protein — MKRILFALSILTLSACKKDFLDRQPISDIDPGSFFNNEKDLTLYTNSFYAMLPGTDIYSADITSDNVEPAVIGDVVAGRTIVQTDASAAQWTWSDLRNVNYFLAHYQKAAVSDSIKAHYAGIARFFRAMFYFTKVQRFGDVPWYSDPLEANSPELYKGRDPRKLVVDSIIADLNYAAANIKTAKNTSRITKWAALVLKSRVCLFEGTYRIYHTENNQGGATELLLQSVDAAQQVMQSGLYKLYTTNNPNVDYANLFTEDVANADEYILARVYDRTLTKTHGANGQFLTSTLSAPGLTKTLINSYLMSDGTAFSAQPGYATTPYWEEIKGRDPRLTQTIRTPGYKRINTTATLVPDYSNAMTGYQCIKFVTGTDQDGNNTNTNDLPIFRYAEVLLNYAEAKAELKQFAQAEADASVNLIRKRAGMPAMQVATLKADPLLQTEYNITDPVILEVRRERRVELAMEGFRYQDLMRWKRGPLLAQDFKGAWFPGVGVYDLDQDGKNDLAIVLTKPASPDKALQYFVLQPDRGLSDGDKGNLIVHPGANKHFDDPKHYLFPLPLTELLLNTNLQQNPGWEQ; from the coding sequence ATGAAAAGGATATTATTCGCGCTATCAATACTGACGCTGTCCGCCTGTAAGAAGGACTTCCTCGACAGACAGCCCATCAGTGACATAGATCCTGGTTCTTTTTTCAATAATGAAAAAGACCTTACTCTCTATACCAATAGCTTCTATGCCATGTTGCCTGGTACTGATATCTATTCCGCAGATATTACCAGCGACAATGTGGAACCGGCTGTGATAGGTGATGTAGTGGCTGGCCGTACCATTGTGCAGACAGATGCATCTGCCGCACAGTGGACCTGGTCGGACCTGCGCAACGTCAATTATTTTCTCGCCCATTACCAGAAAGCAGCAGTGAGTGATTCTATTAAAGCACATTATGCCGGTATTGCACGTTTCTTCCGGGCGATGTTTTATTTCACCAAAGTGCAGCGTTTTGGTGATGTACCCTGGTATAGTGATCCGCTGGAAGCGAACAGTCCGGAATTATACAAAGGACGTGATCCGCGTAAGCTGGTGGTAGATAGTATCATTGCTGATCTTAACTATGCCGCAGCCAATATCAAAACAGCTAAAAATACTTCCCGTATCACGAAATGGGCCGCACTGGTATTGAAGTCAAGGGTTTGTCTGTTTGAAGGAACTTACCGTATTTATCATACTGAAAATAACCAGGGCGGTGCCACTGAACTGTTACTGCAAAGTGTGGATGCCGCACAACAGGTGATGCAGAGCGGTTTATATAAGTTGTACACAACGAACAATCCGAATGTGGATTACGCGAATCTTTTTACTGAGGATGTAGCCAATGCGGATGAATATATCCTCGCAAGGGTATATGACCGTACATTGACTAAAACCCATGGTGCTAACGGACAATTTCTGACTTCTACCTTGAGCGCACCCGGACTGACCAAAACATTGATCAATAGTTATCTGATGAGTGATGGAACCGCCTTCTCTGCGCAACCTGGTTATGCAACGACTCCTTACTGGGAAGAAATCAAAGGCAGAGATCCCCGTCTGACACAAACCATCCGCACGCCTGGTTATAAACGTATCAATACGACGGCCACCCTGGTACCTGATTATTCCAATGCAATGACCGGTTACCAGTGTATCAAATTTGTAACAGGCACTGACCAGGATGGTAATAATACCAATACAAATGACCTCCCTATATTCAGATATGCGGAAGTATTGTTAAATTATGCGGAAGCAAAAGCAGAGTTAAAACAATTTGCACAGGCGGAAGCCGACGCCTCTGTGAATCTGATCCGTAAACGTGCTGGTATGCCGGCAATGCAGGTCGCTACATTGAAAGCAGACCCTTTGTTACAGACCGAGTATAATATTACTGATCCCGTTATCCTGGAAGTACGCCGTGAAAGAAGAGTAGAGCTGGCTATGGAAGGATTCCGTTATCAGGACCTGATGCGCTGGAAACGGGGACCTTTACTGGCGCAGGACTTCAAAGGCGCCTGGTTCCCTGGTGTGGGGGTATATGACCTGGATCAGGATGGAAAGAATGACCTGGCGATTGTACTAACCAAGCCCGCTTCCCCGGATAAAGCTTTACAGTATTTTGTACTGCAACCTGACAGAGGACTGAGTGATGGCGATAAGGGGAACCTGATCGTTCATCCAGGTGCTAATAAACACTTTGACGATCCGAAGCATTATCTGTTTCCTTTACCACTGACTGAATTATTATTAAATACGAATCTGCAACAGAACCCAGGCTGGGAGCAATAA
- a CDS encoding SusC/RagA family TonB-linked outer membrane protein, giving the protein MTKTFYQHFPFLRLLLWLLPFMAPALSYAQAKPDITGIVLDPQGEKIPGVTVRALQTNGSKPVFQMTDEKGWFHFDNLNAGERYNFSFSSVGYKPQQLDGYIIKKGETINLIVRMRQKDDSLAQVVVVGYGTQKKSEVTGAIAQVGQEVFENRPVTSIGQALQGAIPNLNITFGDGQPGRAATFNVRGFTSINTGSPLILIDGTPGDINLVNPEDVASVTVLKDAASAAIYGARAAYGVILVTTRKAKSGQLQVRYSGNFGWGTPTRLPQVIKDPLEAATIQNDAYKGYAGSDAPGMLAVIEYLQKRKADPSLPELGVDATGNFIRGANTDWYDLFYNKQQAFSKHFVSVAGGKGNTNYYLSAGYLKQQGSFKVATDDYKRYNLRLKLDNQVADWLKIYDNVEMAQGAYDAPDKFVSGGYNIYRYLSLFANPYEAIRTPNGYYTQAGAVTFGQLEKGGRTNIKDRQLKNTIGFSTNFLDNTLRINGDYTVLATQDRNDIQTNSVYYEVRPGTVSPFTATDYYQSAYTENFDQVVNLYAEYERRLGQHHLKGLLGFNQEMNKYETFSARRDGNITPDKGALNLASGIATVGDTKEEWAIRGLFYRLNYDFKDRYLLEFNGRYDGSSRFPDSSRYGFFPSVSAGWIVSREPFFAPAKKVFNNLKLRASYGSLGNQQVAAYAFTNPMSVYKITDILDGAQPLGINAPGLLPLHFTWETATTLDFGIDFSTLNSRMDIGFDWYNRKTTKMLTQGKTLPAVLGASAPKENAADLSTKGWEFSAKWHDQFQLGNKPFSYNFSFVLSDSRSFITKFDNPNKSLINHYIGEEIGEIWGYKTLGFFQSDDEYLKYDVNQQRVQSTSYSLNGHPLAGDLKFADLNGDKKIDNGKNTVNDPGDMYKIGNSMPRYAFGFGAGASWNGVSLDVFLQGIGKMDFWPGVEAGNFWGFYNRWNQPVYDHINNDYWTPENRNAYFPRLRAYDALNNTRQLGVAQTRYLQNAAYLRVKNVSLGYILPVNWTRKAGISTAKVFFSGQNLFEFTHLSKVFDPEAISDKVDTNTANGNGFLYPVQRTYTFGLEVNF; this is encoded by the coding sequence ATGACGAAAACATTTTACCAGCATTTTCCATTTTTACGCCTGCTGCTATGGCTGCTGCCCTTTATGGCGCCCGCTCTGTCGTATGCACAGGCGAAGCCAGATATAACGGGTATCGTACTCGATCCGCAGGGAGAAAAGATACCAGGTGTTACCGTCAGAGCCTTACAGACCAATGGCAGTAAGCCCGTCTTTCAGATGACCGATGAAAAGGGATGGTTTCATTTTGATAACCTGAATGCAGGGGAACGCTATAACTTCAGTTTCAGCTCCGTCGGCTATAAACCGCAACAGCTGGATGGCTATATCATCAAAAAAGGGGAAACCATCAACCTGATTGTAAGAATGCGTCAGAAAGACGACTCGCTTGCACAGGTAGTCGTAGTCGGTTATGGTACACAAAAAAAGTCGGAAGTCACCGGTGCGATCGCCCAGGTAGGACAGGAAGTATTTGAAAACAGACCAGTAACCAGTATCGGTCAGGCGCTCCAGGGCGCTATTCCCAACCTGAACATTACCTTCGGTGATGGTCAGCCAGGTAGAGCAGCTACCTTTAACGTACGTGGTTTTACTTCTATCAATACGGGTAGTCCGCTGATCCTCATAGACGGTACGCCTGGTGATATCAATCTTGTCAATCCTGAAGATGTAGCCAGCGTGACCGTCCTTAAAGACGCAGCTTCTGCTGCTATCTATGGTGCGCGTGCTGCTTATGGTGTGATCCTCGTCACTACGCGTAAAGCCAAAAGCGGCCAGTTACAGGTACGTTACTCCGGTAACTTTGGATGGGGTACACCCACCCGCTTGCCACAGGTGATCAAAGATCCGCTGGAAGCTGCCACTATTCAGAATGATGCATATAAAGGCTATGCTGGTTCTGATGCACCGGGTATGCTGGCGGTGATCGAATATCTGCAGAAAAGAAAAGCAGATCCTTCTCTGCCTGAACTGGGTGTAGATGCTACCGGCAATTTTATCCGTGGCGCTAACACAGACTGGTACGACCTGTTTTACAACAAACAACAGGCTTTCTCCAAACACTTTGTCAGTGTCGCTGGTGGTAAAGGCAATACCAACTATTACCTCTCGGCCGGATACCTCAAACAACAAGGTTCCTTTAAGGTGGCGACGGACGACTATAAACGTTACAACCTCCGCCTGAAACTGGATAACCAGGTGGCCGACTGGCTCAAAATATATGATAACGTGGAAATGGCACAGGGCGCCTATGATGCGCCTGATAAGTTTGTATCTGGTGGTTACAATATTTACCGCTACCTCTCCCTGTTTGCCAACCCCTACGAAGCGATCCGTACACCGAATGGCTATTATACACAGGCCGGCGCCGTTACGTTCGGACAGTTGGAAAAAGGTGGTCGTACGAACATAAAGGACCGGCAACTAAAAAACACCATCGGTTTTTCCACCAACTTTCTTGATAACACATTGCGTATAAATGGTGATTATACCGTGCTGGCTACCCAGGACCGTAACGACATACAGACCAACAGTGTGTATTATGAAGTAAGACCGGGTACCGTGTCTCCATTCACCGCTACGGATTATTATCAGTCTGCTTATACCGAAAACTTTGACCAGGTAGTGAACCTCTATGCCGAATACGAACGCAGACTAGGCCAGCATCACCTGAAAGGACTACTGGGTTTTAACCAGGAAATGAATAAATATGAAACCTTCTCTGCCAGAAGAGATGGTAATATCACACCGGATAAAGGTGCGCTGAACCTGGCCAGCGGTATTGCCACAGTAGGGGATACCAAAGAAGAATGGGCCATCCGTGGTTTGTTCTACCGATTGAACTATGACTTTAAAGACCGGTATTTACTGGAGTTCAACGGTCGCTATGATGGTTCCTCCCGTTTCCCGGATTCCAGTCGTTATGGCTTTTTTCCTTCCGTATCTGCAGGCTGGATCGTGTCGCGTGAGCCTTTCTTTGCACCCGCAAAGAAGGTATTCAATAACCTGAAACTCCGTGCGTCTTATGGTTCCCTGGGAAACCAGCAGGTAGCTGCTTATGCTTTTACCAATCCAATGAGTGTGTATAAGATCACCGATATCCTCGACGGTGCACAACCTTTAGGGATCAATGCGCCTGGTTTACTGCCCTTACATTTTACCTGGGAAACAGCGACCACACTCGACTTCGGGATTGACTTCTCCACACTGAACAGCCGGATGGATATCGGGTTCGACTGGTATAACCGGAAAACAACAAAGATGCTGACCCAGGGCAAGACCTTACCCGCAGTACTCGGGGCTTCCGCACCAAAGGAAAATGCAGCAGATCTGTCTACCAAAGGATGGGAGTTCTCTGCGAAATGGCATGATCAGTTTCAGTTAGGTAACAAACCTTTTTCCTATAACTTCTCTTTTGTTTTGTCTGACAGCAGGTCTTTCATCACCAAATTTGACAACCCCAACAAGTCACTGATCAATCATTATATCGGCGAAGAGATTGGCGAGATCTGGGGATATAAAACGCTCGGCTTTTTTCAGTCCGATGATGAATACCTGAAATATGATGTGAACCAGCAACGTGTACAAAGTACTTCTTACAGCCTGAATGGTCACCCGCTGGCTGGTGATCTGAAGTTTGCTGATCTCAATGGAGATAAGAAAATCGACAATGGCAAAAACACCGTGAACGATCCGGGCGATATGTACAAGATCGGTAATAGTATGCCGCGTTATGCCTTTGGCTTTGGTGCAGGAGCCAGCTGGAATGGTGTATCGCTGGATGTATTCTTACAAGGTATCGGCAAGATGGACTTCTGGCCGGGTGTGGAAGCAGGTAATTTCTGGGGCTTTTATAACCGCTGGAATCAACCGGTATATGATCACATCAACAATGATTACTGGACACCTGAAAACAGGAATGCTTATTTTCCAAGACTCAGAGCCTATGATGCTTTGAATAACACCCGTCAGTTAGGTGTGGCACAGACACGTTATTTGCAGAATGCCGCTTATCTGAGAGTCAAGAACGTATCGCTGGGATACATTTTACCGGTTAACTGGACAAGAAAAGCCGGTATCAGCACTGCAAAAGTCTTCTTCTCCGGCCAGAACCTGTTTGAATTCACACACCTCTCTAAAGTCTTCGATCCGGAAGCCATCAGCGATAAGGTAGATACGAATACTGCTAATGGTAACGGGTTCCTGTACCCGGTACAACGTACGTACACCTTCGGACTTGAAGTTAATTTCTAA
- a CDS encoding FecR domain-containing protein — protein sequence MALSPDLYARFIKGVCTEEEHRTVMAYLREHPEEMEDLLMESDWDHFRPDGKLHPAVLQRVFANIQQDVDKYARNRMIWKRIAAAAVLTGIIVLTGALFIQQDKREASLAMESSPAVTWKEYTNNGKQPKQLLMDDSSHVELGAGSTLRCKTGFEKDKRELWLKGKAKFDVAKDKDRPFTVYAGNTVVTALGTVFGVNEKGTKVTVKLYSGKVVVHPQTGIASFNKVFLQPGESLVYDISSKREPLVNKPAVLGREPVTGQEVASNSLVFHQQPLPQILQQLEQHFNIKITCDAKRLQHIRVTAEFTTSDTPAEILENIALLNDLTLERTAEGGFLLKK from the coding sequence ATGGCATTATCACCAGACCTATACGCAAGATTTATCAAAGGAGTATGTACGGAAGAAGAACATCGTACCGTCATGGCGTATTTGCGTGAACATCCGGAGGAAATGGAAGACCTGCTGATGGAGTCAGACTGGGATCATTTCCGTCCTGATGGTAAACTACATCCGGCCGTATTGCAACGCGTATTCGCCAATATACAGCAGGATGTGGATAAGTATGCGCGTAACAGGATGATCTGGAAGCGGATCGCAGCGGCAGCTGTACTGACAGGTATCATCGTATTGACAGGCGCCTTATTTATCCAACAGGATAAACGAGAAGCATCGCTTGCCATGGAAAGTTCGCCTGCTGTTACCTGGAAGGAGTATACGAATAACGGCAAACAGCCGAAACAGCTGCTCATGGACGACAGTTCGCATGTCGAACTGGGAGCAGGAAGTACACTACGCTGTAAAACAGGCTTCGAAAAAGATAAACGCGAACTGTGGTTAAAAGGAAAGGCAAAGTTTGATGTGGCAAAAGACAAAGACAGACCATTTACCGTTTATGCCGGTAATACTGTTGTCACGGCATTGGGTACTGTCTTTGGGGTCAATGAAAAGGGTACTAAGGTGACTGTAAAACTATATAGCGGAAAAGTGGTCGTACATCCGCAGACAGGCATCGCCAGCTTTAATAAGGTATTTCTGCAGCCTGGAGAGTCTTTGGTGTACGATATCAGCAGTAAAAGAGAGCCGCTGGTGAATAAACCGGCTGTATTGGGACGAGAACCTGTCACCGGACAAGAAGTGGCTTCTAATAGCCTCGTATTCCATCAGCAGCCATTACCGCAGATCCTGCAACAGCTGGAACAACATTTCAATATAAAAATCACCTGTGACGCAAAACGTCTGCAACATATCAGGGTAACAGCGGAATTCACAACATCCGATACACCAGCAGAAATATTGGAAAATATAGCATTATTGAATGATCTGACTTTAGAGCGTACGGCTGAAGGAGGATTCCTCTTAAAGAAATAA
- a CDS encoding RNA polymerase sigma factor has product MEDILALKEGDTLIFEQVYNAYNEKLYFYFLKHTGSQLWSEELLQTTFVKLWRYRKGLSADYTLSAQIFRIAKTALIDLMRKERQHKAFMQSYTAEVLNGETYTAPANKEAVQQLHLEIDKLPPVRKKVFMLSRIDGFSHKEISDMLSISPKTVEVHISKALKQLRRVLLLFTIM; this is encoded by the coding sequence GTGGAAGATATACTTGCATTAAAGGAAGGGGATACATTGATCTTTGAGCAGGTATATAATGCTTATAATGAAAAACTGTACTTCTACTTCCTGAAACATACGGGGTCTCAACTTTGGTCCGAAGAGTTATTACAGACGACCTTCGTCAAGCTTTGGCGATATAGAAAAGGTTTGTCTGCTGACTATACTTTATCGGCACAGATCTTCCGTATTGCAAAAACTGCCCTCATAGACCTCATGAGAAAGGAAAGGCAGCATAAAGCTTTTATGCAGTCCTATACTGCAGAAGTACTAAACGGAGAAACCTATACCGCCCCTGCAAATAAAGAAGCCGTACAGCAATTACACCTTGAAATAGATAAACTACCCCCTGTACGTAAGAAAGTTTTCATGCTTAGCCGCATTGATGGTTTTTCTCATAAAGAAATATCCGATATGCTGTCTATCTCCCCAAAGACAGTAGAAGTCCATATCTCTAAAGCACTCAAACAACTCAGACGCGTACTGCTCCTTTTTACGATCATGTAA
- a CDS encoding ATP-binding protein, with the protein MRKYPIGLQDFRKIRKEGFLYVDKTQSIYKLIDSGNYYFLSRPRRFGKSLLLSTIKEIFSGNKELFEGLWIHDQWNWEQKHPVIHLRFSHIAYKELGLIEALSRELDFLAKAFDVQLVEDSLALKFRELIRKVAKNDRVVILIDEYDKPITDYLEDLEKVEENRSVIKSFYSVLKDADEYIRLLLITGVSRFPKVSIFSDLNNLNDITIHRNYATIAGITQEELQTNFKDEIAEIQQHQSDLLTKLKLWYNGYAWHEDAERVYNPFSVLKYMDGRDFRNYWFQTGTPTWLVNLMKRNKEFDLENVYIGENALSNFNVEHIAVVPVLFQTGYLTIKGYNANNRLYELGYPNSEVEESLTDALLSAYRNVFPGNDSLAVTNDLGEALKNNNIPQIMKALDVLLSTIPYDHWKAESESIFHIIVHLSFKRLGLDVRSEVHSATGRCDILVFTEQNIFAIELKLNGTAQSALNQIFEKGYLRSYQLDKRKKIAIGISFSSEKRSVEELLVKEME; encoded by the coding sequence ATGAGGAAGTATCCAATTGGCTTACAGGATTTTAGGAAAATAAGAAAGGAGGGTTTTCTATATGTCGATAAAACTCAATCAATCTATAAACTAATCGACTCCGGTAATTACTATTTCCTGAGTCGTCCAAGGCGTTTTGGCAAATCCCTCTTACTGTCTACGATTAAGGAGATTTTCAGTGGTAATAAAGAACTATTTGAAGGTCTTTGGATCCATGATCAATGGAATTGGGAACAGAAGCATCCGGTGATACACCTTCGATTCAGTCATATTGCCTACAAAGAATTGGGACTGATTGAAGCCCTTAGCCGGGAGCTTGATTTTTTGGCGAAAGCATTTGATGTCCAATTAGTTGAAGATAGCCTTGCATTGAAGTTCAGAGAGTTGATCAGAAAAGTTGCTAAGAATGACAGAGTCGTGATCCTGATCGATGAGTATGATAAGCCCATTACAGACTACCTGGAAGATTTAGAGAAGGTTGAGGAGAACCGCTCTGTAATTAAAAGTTTTTATTCTGTACTCAAGGATGCTGATGAATATATCCGTTTGTTGTTGATTACCGGTGTGAGCAGGTTTCCTAAGGTTAGTATTTTTTCTGATTTAAATAACCTGAATGACATTACAATCCACCGTAATTATGCCACTATTGCCGGTATTACGCAGGAGGAACTTCAGACGAATTTTAAGGATGAGATAGCTGAAATACAGCAGCATCAGTCTGATTTATTAACTAAATTGAAGTTATGGTACAATGGTTATGCCTGGCATGAAGATGCTGAACGGGTGTATAACCCGTTTTCTGTATTGAAATATATGGATGGCCGTGATTTTAGGAATTATTGGTTTCAAACGGGTACACCCACCTGGTTGGTGAATCTGATGAAGCGCAATAAAGAGTTTGATCTGGAAAATGTATATATCGGAGAAAATGCTTTAAGCAACTTTAATGTCGAACATATTGCTGTTGTGCCGGTATTGTTCCAAACAGGCTATCTGACTATAAAGGGATACAACGCGAATAATAGATTGTATGAGTTGGGATATCCGAATTCGGAAGTGGAAGAGAGTTTGACAGATGCATTACTAAGCGCTTACAGAAATGTTTTTCCCGGTAATGATTCTTTGGCTGTTACAAATGATTTGGGTGAGGCATTGAAGAATAATAATATTCCTCAAATAATGAAAGCATTGGATGTACTTTTGTCAACTATTCCTTATGATCATTGGAAAGCAGAAAGCGAATCAATCTTTCATATCATAGTACATCTATCCTTTAAGCGCTTAGGTCTTGATGTACGTAGCGAAGTACACAGTGCAACTGGTAGATGCGATATTTTGGTATTTACGGAACAAAATATTTTTGCGATAGAATTGAAACTGAATGGAACAGCACAAAGTGCTCTGAATCAGATTTTTGAGAAAGGATATTTACGTTCATATCAGTTAGATAAGAGAAAAAAAATTGCAATAGGTATTAGTTTTTCTTCTGAGAAACGATCTGTTGAAGAATTACTGGTAAAAGAAATGGAATAA